Proteins from one Gossypium raimondii isolate GPD5lz chromosome 8, ASM2569854v1, whole genome shotgun sequence genomic window:
- the LOC105791471 gene encoding DUF724 domain-containing protein 2 isoform X1 yields MVNSPAENDPLQQQQPLSKGAPVEVSSDEEGFRGAWYLATILEMPPKSASKKRKKAFVRYKTLLADDGKSPLTEHVDPGYIRPLPPNEKGNAQSGFEVNEIVDARYRDGWWTGVVRKVLAKSKYRVYFDNPPDVIEFDRKDLRVHWDWIDGNWVRPEKQQSTGSVFSSGTAVEVNVDDESLRDVWFPAIVVKENEDKTFLVKYQNSKNDDESGTAKVVVDSLHIRPTPPRYADRNYELLERVDTTYNFGWRTGVITKVLTGRRYNVFFKHGNEDKELSHSDIRPNVEWTDGNWISKSKEVIIASDDQELIGDALCGTRYTKMAGELESSLSTKENTEDKIPLKKMKRNATEQPTPTDENSTLHSGKKKVKLETSNGNTSNSRSSKKQTEGNAVVTPISVTGDQLKDMPSETLCKEGNPRTGGKATKFPKKTVIADQPCAKSESPLTEATTQTASNDRLFCQHHRSNWTTKRQKVGSADGKVDNLAKRNVKVRKSPSNSPQVLTAGKEGTTRVAGEINEGDIKTKEVEMPIILGLAAKFSKTLQAENSCQIPSEEPGKLMGDQKNNLNDSVRNENMEIMENNVGESDPKKKRGRPRKAVVTSPKAFHAGKEQNGAGGITDEKVLKDCTSDEAGLSKHKGVELSGRINDDQKTREVHLATAGISDMNEDDQPLSTWIGGIHSSGDEESRLSSGRLVNGWNEEKGLVDVPIESHAIDATGRSPLDSDQSLPFVKKSPIWRTIESLDVFQIVPQKPHFQPLAESREEFREGSAIGIMVTFASLFDKISMLHFDDPRNTFDSISEGLDDLEKHGFDVSLLRCRVNKLLSIKEGHSQHLGEKENAEREIMENTKGITKFDEEMEEIEKKIAQLQEQHSSIKSEKETKSLKVGSLKLHADVLNKLIQNAPHEFKKIATASWKLP; encoded by the exons ATGGTGAATTCTCCTGCTGAAAATGACCCACTTCAACAACAACAGCCTTTAAGCAAGGGAGCCCCAGTCGAGGTCAGCAGTGACGAGGAAGGCTTTCGAGGGGCTTGGTACTTGGCCACTATCCTCGAAATGCCTCCCAAATCCGCTTCCAAGAAACGAAAGAAGGCATTTGTTCGCTACAAGACTTTACTCGCTGACGATGGTAAGTCCCCTTTGACTGAGCATGTCGACCCCGGTTATATTCGCCCTTTGCCGCCTAATGAGAAGGGAAATGCTCAGTCCGGGTTCGAAGTGAACGAAATCGTTGATGCGAGGTACAGAGATGGTTGGTGGACTGGCGTTGTGAGGAAGGTTTTGGCGAAGTCGAAATATAGGGTTTACTTTGATAATCCTCCTGATGTCATTGAGTTTGATAGGAAAGATTTAAGGGTTCATTGGGATTGGATCGATGGCAACTGGGTTCGCCCTGAAAAGCAG caatCAACAGGCTCCGTTTTTAGCTCTGGGACAGCAGTGGAGGTAAATGTTGATGATGAAAGCCTACGTGATGTTTGGTTCCCTGCAATAGTcgtaaaagaaaatgaggataaGACTTTCCTGGTGAAGTATCAGAACTCTAAGAATGATGATGAGTCTGGGACTGCAAAAGTTGTTGTAGATTCCCTCCATATCAGACCCACTCCTCCTCGATATGCAGATAGGAATTATGAATTGCTGGAAAGAGTGGATACAACATATAATTTTGGTTGGCGCACTGGAGTAATTACCAAAGTTCTTACTGGAAGAAGGTACAATGTCTTCTTTAAGCATGGAAATGAGGACAAGGAACTCTCTCACTCTGATATAAGGCCTAACGTTGAATGGACCGATGGAAACTGGATTAGTAAATCCAAG GAAGTCATAATTGCTTCTGATGACCAAGAGCTGATAGGGGATGCTCTCTGTGGTACCCGGTACACCAAGATGGCTGGAGAACTTGAAAGTTCCTTGTCCACAAAAGAAAACACTGAAGATAAGATTCctttgaaaaagatgaaaaggaaTGCTACAGAGCAGCCAACTCCCACTGATGAAAACAGTACTTTGCACTCAGGCAAGAAGAAGGTCAAACTGGAAACATCAAATGGCAACACTTCTAATTCACGGTCTTCAAAAAAGCAAACTGAAGGAAATGCAGTGGTAACACCGATATCAGTTACTGGCGATCAGTTAAAAGATATGCCTAGTGAAACATTGTGTAAAGAAGGGAATCCGAGAACTGGTGGTAAAGCTACTAAATTCCCAAAGAAAACTGTGATTGCTGATCAGCCTTGTGCTAAGAGTGAGAGCCCATTAACAGAAGCAACAACT CAAACTGCTTCAAATGACCGCCTTTTCTGTCAACATCACCGTTCTAACTGG ACGACTAAGAGGCAGAAAGTTGGTTCAGCTGACGGTAAAGTAGACAACCTTGCGAAGAGGAATGTAAAAGTTAGAAAGTCACCAAGTAACAGCCCACAGGTTTTGACAGCAG gCAAGGAAGGAACTACAAGGGTTGCTGGAGAAATTAATGAAGGGgatattaaaacaaaagaagttGAAATGCCCATCATCTTAGGATTAGCAGCAAAGTTCTCAAAGACTTTACAGGCTGAAAATTCCTGTCAGATCCCTAGTGAGGAACCTGGGAAGCTAATGGGGGatcaaaaaaacaatttaaatgatTCAGTCAGAAATGAAAATATG gaaataatggaaaataatGTTGGAGAAAGCGATCCGAAAAAAAAGAGGGGAAGACCACGTAAAGCAGTAGTTACAAGTCCGAAGGCTTTTCATGCTG GTAAGGAGCAAAATGGGGCTGGAGGTATTACTGatgaaaaagttttaaaagattGTACGAGTGATGAAGCTGGTTTGTCAAAACATAAAGGTGTGGAACTGTCAG GAAGGATAAATGACGACCAAAAAACAAGAGAGGTTCACTTGGCGACTGCTGGGATTTCCGACATGAATGAGGACGATCAACCTCTATCAACTTGGATAGGGGGAATCCACTCCTCAGGTGATGAAGAATCAA GGCTCTCCTCTGGCAGGCTCGTCAATGGATGGAATGAGGAAAAAGGATTGGTTGATGTTCCTATTGAATCTCATGCAATTGATGCTACTGGTAGAAGCCCATTGGATAGTGATCAGAGTTTGCCTTTTGTGAAGAAATCACCTATATGGCGAACAATTGAATCTTTGGATGTCTTCCAAATTGTGCCCCAAAAACCACATTTTCAACCTTTGGCTGAAAGCAGAGAGGAGTTTCGTGAGGGATCGGCAATTGGGATCATGGTGACCTTTGCCAGTTTGTTTGATAAGATATCCATGTTGCATTTTGATGACCCTCGAAACACATTTGACAGCATTTCAGAAGGTCTTGATGACTTGGAAAAGCACGGATTTGATGTTAGTCTGCTTAGGTGCCGTGTGAATAAACTACTTTCAATCAAAGAAGGGCATAGTCAGCATCTAGGGGAGAAAGAAAATGCAGAAAGGGAGATAATGGAAAATACAAAGGGGATAACTAAATTCGATGAAGAGATGGAAGAGATTGAAAAGAAGATTGCTCAATTACAAGAACAACATTCTTCTATAAAGTCAGAGAAGGAGACCAAGAGTCTTAAGGTTGGTAGTTTGAAGTTGCATGCTGATGTTCTAAATAAGCTTATTCAGAATGCCCCTCatgaatttaagaaaatagcTACTGCGTCGTGGAAGTTGCCATGA
- the LOC105791471 gene encoding DUF724 domain-containing protein 2 isoform X2: MVNSPAENDPLQQQQPLSKGAPVEVSSDEEGFRGAWYLATILEMPPKSASKKRKKAFVRYKTLLADDGKSPLTEHVDPGYIRPLPPNEKGNAQSGFEVNEIVDARYRDGWWTGVVRKVLAKSKYRVYFDNPPDVIEFDRKDLRVHWDWIDGNWVRPEKQQSTGSVFSSGTAVEVNVDDESLRDVWFPAIVVKENEDKTFLVKYQNSKNDDESGTAKVVVDSLHIRPTPPRYADRNYELLERVDTTYNFGWRTGVITKVLTGRRYNVFFKHGNEDKELSHSDIRPNVEWTDGNWISKSKEVIIASDDQELIGDALCGTRYTKMAGELESSLSTKENTEDKIPLKKMKRNATEQPTPTDENSTLHSGKKKVKLETSNGNTSNSRSSKKQTEGNAVVTPISVTGDQLKDMPSETLCKEGNPRTGGKATKFPKKTVIADQPCAKSESPLTEATTQTASNDRLFCQHHRSNWTTKRQKVGSADGKVDNLAKRNVKVRKSPSNSPQVLTAGKEGTTRVAGEINEGDIKTKEVEMPIILGLAAKFSKTLQAENSCQIPSEEPGKLMGDQKNNLNDSVRNENMEIMENNVGESDPKKKRGRPRKAVVTSPKAFHAGKEQNGAGGITDEKVLKDCTSDEAGLSKHKGRINDDQKTREVHLATAGISDMNEDDQPLSTWIGGIHSSGDEESRLSSGRLVNGWNEEKGLVDVPIESHAIDATGRSPLDSDQSLPFVKKSPIWRTIESLDVFQIVPQKPHFQPLAESREEFREGSAIGIMVTFASLFDKISMLHFDDPRNTFDSISEGLDDLEKHGFDVSLLRCRVNKLLSIKEGHSQHLGEKENAEREIMENTKGITKFDEEMEEIEKKIAQLQEQHSSIKSEKETKSLKVGSLKLHADVLNKLIQNAPHEFKKIATASWKLP, encoded by the exons ATGGTGAATTCTCCTGCTGAAAATGACCCACTTCAACAACAACAGCCTTTAAGCAAGGGAGCCCCAGTCGAGGTCAGCAGTGACGAGGAAGGCTTTCGAGGGGCTTGGTACTTGGCCACTATCCTCGAAATGCCTCCCAAATCCGCTTCCAAGAAACGAAAGAAGGCATTTGTTCGCTACAAGACTTTACTCGCTGACGATGGTAAGTCCCCTTTGACTGAGCATGTCGACCCCGGTTATATTCGCCCTTTGCCGCCTAATGAGAAGGGAAATGCTCAGTCCGGGTTCGAAGTGAACGAAATCGTTGATGCGAGGTACAGAGATGGTTGGTGGACTGGCGTTGTGAGGAAGGTTTTGGCGAAGTCGAAATATAGGGTTTACTTTGATAATCCTCCTGATGTCATTGAGTTTGATAGGAAAGATTTAAGGGTTCATTGGGATTGGATCGATGGCAACTGGGTTCGCCCTGAAAAGCAG caatCAACAGGCTCCGTTTTTAGCTCTGGGACAGCAGTGGAGGTAAATGTTGATGATGAAAGCCTACGTGATGTTTGGTTCCCTGCAATAGTcgtaaaagaaaatgaggataaGACTTTCCTGGTGAAGTATCAGAACTCTAAGAATGATGATGAGTCTGGGACTGCAAAAGTTGTTGTAGATTCCCTCCATATCAGACCCACTCCTCCTCGATATGCAGATAGGAATTATGAATTGCTGGAAAGAGTGGATACAACATATAATTTTGGTTGGCGCACTGGAGTAATTACCAAAGTTCTTACTGGAAGAAGGTACAATGTCTTCTTTAAGCATGGAAATGAGGACAAGGAACTCTCTCACTCTGATATAAGGCCTAACGTTGAATGGACCGATGGAAACTGGATTAGTAAATCCAAG GAAGTCATAATTGCTTCTGATGACCAAGAGCTGATAGGGGATGCTCTCTGTGGTACCCGGTACACCAAGATGGCTGGAGAACTTGAAAGTTCCTTGTCCACAAAAGAAAACACTGAAGATAAGATTCctttgaaaaagatgaaaaggaaTGCTACAGAGCAGCCAACTCCCACTGATGAAAACAGTACTTTGCACTCAGGCAAGAAGAAGGTCAAACTGGAAACATCAAATGGCAACACTTCTAATTCACGGTCTTCAAAAAAGCAAACTGAAGGAAATGCAGTGGTAACACCGATATCAGTTACTGGCGATCAGTTAAAAGATATGCCTAGTGAAACATTGTGTAAAGAAGGGAATCCGAGAACTGGTGGTAAAGCTACTAAATTCCCAAAGAAAACTGTGATTGCTGATCAGCCTTGTGCTAAGAGTGAGAGCCCATTAACAGAAGCAACAACT CAAACTGCTTCAAATGACCGCCTTTTCTGTCAACATCACCGTTCTAACTGG ACGACTAAGAGGCAGAAAGTTGGTTCAGCTGACGGTAAAGTAGACAACCTTGCGAAGAGGAATGTAAAAGTTAGAAAGTCACCAAGTAACAGCCCACAGGTTTTGACAGCAG gCAAGGAAGGAACTACAAGGGTTGCTGGAGAAATTAATGAAGGGgatattaaaacaaaagaagttGAAATGCCCATCATCTTAGGATTAGCAGCAAAGTTCTCAAAGACTTTACAGGCTGAAAATTCCTGTCAGATCCCTAGTGAGGAACCTGGGAAGCTAATGGGGGatcaaaaaaacaatttaaatgatTCAGTCAGAAATGAAAATATG gaaataatggaaaataatGTTGGAGAAAGCGATCCGAAAAAAAAGAGGGGAAGACCACGTAAAGCAGTAGTTACAAGTCCGAAGGCTTTTCATGCTG GTAAGGAGCAAAATGGGGCTGGAGGTATTACTGatgaaaaagttttaaaagattGTACGAGTGATGAAGCTGGTTTGTCAAAACATAAAG GAAGGATAAATGACGACCAAAAAACAAGAGAGGTTCACTTGGCGACTGCTGGGATTTCCGACATGAATGAGGACGATCAACCTCTATCAACTTGGATAGGGGGAATCCACTCCTCAGGTGATGAAGAATCAA GGCTCTCCTCTGGCAGGCTCGTCAATGGATGGAATGAGGAAAAAGGATTGGTTGATGTTCCTATTGAATCTCATGCAATTGATGCTACTGGTAGAAGCCCATTGGATAGTGATCAGAGTTTGCCTTTTGTGAAGAAATCACCTATATGGCGAACAATTGAATCTTTGGATGTCTTCCAAATTGTGCCCCAAAAACCACATTTTCAACCTTTGGCTGAAAGCAGAGAGGAGTTTCGTGAGGGATCGGCAATTGGGATCATGGTGACCTTTGCCAGTTTGTTTGATAAGATATCCATGTTGCATTTTGATGACCCTCGAAACACATTTGACAGCATTTCAGAAGGTCTTGATGACTTGGAAAAGCACGGATTTGATGTTAGTCTGCTTAGGTGCCGTGTGAATAAACTACTTTCAATCAAAGAAGGGCATAGTCAGCATCTAGGGGAGAAAGAAAATGCAGAAAGGGAGATAATGGAAAATACAAAGGGGATAACTAAATTCGATGAAGAGATGGAAGAGATTGAAAAGAAGATTGCTCAATTACAAGAACAACATTCTTCTATAAAGTCAGAGAAGGAGACCAAGAGTCTTAAGGTTGGTAGTTTGAAGTTGCATGCTGATGTTCTAAATAAGCTTATTCAGAATGCCCCTCatgaatttaagaaaatagcTACTGCGTCGTGGAAGTTGCCATGA
- the LOC105791471 gene encoding DUF724 domain-containing protein 2 isoform X3, producing MVNSPAENDPLQQQQPLSKGAPVEVSSDEEGFRGAWYLATILEMPPKSASKKRKKAFVRYKTLLADDGKSPLTEHVDPGYIRPLPPNEKGNAQSGFEVNEIVDARYRDGWWTGVVRKVLAKSKYRVYFDNPPDVIEFDRKDLRVHWDWIDGNWVRPEKQQSTGSVFSSGTAVEVNVDDESLRDVWFPAIVVKENEDKTFLVKYQNSKNDDESGTAKVVVDSLHIRPTPPRYADRNYELLERVDTTYNFGWRTGVITKVLTGRRYNVFFKHGNEDKELSHSDIRPNVEWTDGNWISKSKEVIIASDDQELIGDALCGTRYTKMAGELESSLSTKENTEDKIPLKKMKRNATEQPTPTDENSTLHSGKKKVKLETSNGNTSNSRSSKKQTEGNAVVTPISVTGDQLKDMPSETLCKEGNPRTGGKATKFPKKTVIADQPCAKSESPLTEATTTTKRQKVGSADGKVDNLAKRNVKVRKSPSNSPQVLTAGKEGTTRVAGEINEGDIKTKEVEMPIILGLAAKFSKTLQAENSCQIPSEEPGKLMGDQKNNLNDSVRNENMEIMENNVGESDPKKKRGRPRKAVVTSPKAFHAGKEQNGAGGITDEKVLKDCTSDEAGLSKHKGVELSGRINDDQKTREVHLATAGISDMNEDDQPLSTWIGGIHSSGDEESRLSSGRLVNGWNEEKGLVDVPIESHAIDATGRSPLDSDQSLPFVKKSPIWRTIESLDVFQIVPQKPHFQPLAESREEFREGSAIGIMVTFASLFDKISMLHFDDPRNTFDSISEGLDDLEKHGFDVSLLRCRVNKLLSIKEGHSQHLGEKENAEREIMENTKGITKFDEEMEEIEKKIAQLQEQHSSIKSEKETKSLKVGSLKLHADVLNKLIQNAPHEFKKIATASWKLP from the exons ATGGTGAATTCTCCTGCTGAAAATGACCCACTTCAACAACAACAGCCTTTAAGCAAGGGAGCCCCAGTCGAGGTCAGCAGTGACGAGGAAGGCTTTCGAGGGGCTTGGTACTTGGCCACTATCCTCGAAATGCCTCCCAAATCCGCTTCCAAGAAACGAAAGAAGGCATTTGTTCGCTACAAGACTTTACTCGCTGACGATGGTAAGTCCCCTTTGACTGAGCATGTCGACCCCGGTTATATTCGCCCTTTGCCGCCTAATGAGAAGGGAAATGCTCAGTCCGGGTTCGAAGTGAACGAAATCGTTGATGCGAGGTACAGAGATGGTTGGTGGACTGGCGTTGTGAGGAAGGTTTTGGCGAAGTCGAAATATAGGGTTTACTTTGATAATCCTCCTGATGTCATTGAGTTTGATAGGAAAGATTTAAGGGTTCATTGGGATTGGATCGATGGCAACTGGGTTCGCCCTGAAAAGCAG caatCAACAGGCTCCGTTTTTAGCTCTGGGACAGCAGTGGAGGTAAATGTTGATGATGAAAGCCTACGTGATGTTTGGTTCCCTGCAATAGTcgtaaaagaaaatgaggataaGACTTTCCTGGTGAAGTATCAGAACTCTAAGAATGATGATGAGTCTGGGACTGCAAAAGTTGTTGTAGATTCCCTCCATATCAGACCCACTCCTCCTCGATATGCAGATAGGAATTATGAATTGCTGGAAAGAGTGGATACAACATATAATTTTGGTTGGCGCACTGGAGTAATTACCAAAGTTCTTACTGGAAGAAGGTACAATGTCTTCTTTAAGCATGGAAATGAGGACAAGGAACTCTCTCACTCTGATATAAGGCCTAACGTTGAATGGACCGATGGAAACTGGATTAGTAAATCCAAG GAAGTCATAATTGCTTCTGATGACCAAGAGCTGATAGGGGATGCTCTCTGTGGTACCCGGTACACCAAGATGGCTGGAGAACTTGAAAGTTCCTTGTCCACAAAAGAAAACACTGAAGATAAGATTCctttgaaaaagatgaaaaggaaTGCTACAGAGCAGCCAACTCCCACTGATGAAAACAGTACTTTGCACTCAGGCAAGAAGAAGGTCAAACTGGAAACATCAAATGGCAACACTTCTAATTCACGGTCTTCAAAAAAGCAAACTGAAGGAAATGCAGTGGTAACACCGATATCAGTTACTGGCGATCAGTTAAAAGATATGCCTAGTGAAACATTGTGTAAAGAAGGGAATCCGAGAACTGGTGGTAAAGCTACTAAATTCCCAAAGAAAACTGTGATTGCTGATCAGCCTTGTGCTAAGAGTGAGAGCCCATTAACAGAAGCAACAACT ACGACTAAGAGGCAGAAAGTTGGTTCAGCTGACGGTAAAGTAGACAACCTTGCGAAGAGGAATGTAAAAGTTAGAAAGTCACCAAGTAACAGCCCACAGGTTTTGACAGCAG gCAAGGAAGGAACTACAAGGGTTGCTGGAGAAATTAATGAAGGGgatattaaaacaaaagaagttGAAATGCCCATCATCTTAGGATTAGCAGCAAAGTTCTCAAAGACTTTACAGGCTGAAAATTCCTGTCAGATCCCTAGTGAGGAACCTGGGAAGCTAATGGGGGatcaaaaaaacaatttaaatgatTCAGTCAGAAATGAAAATATG gaaataatggaaaataatGTTGGAGAAAGCGATCCGAAAAAAAAGAGGGGAAGACCACGTAAAGCAGTAGTTACAAGTCCGAAGGCTTTTCATGCTG GTAAGGAGCAAAATGGGGCTGGAGGTATTACTGatgaaaaagttttaaaagattGTACGAGTGATGAAGCTGGTTTGTCAAAACATAAAGGTGTGGAACTGTCAG GAAGGATAAATGACGACCAAAAAACAAGAGAGGTTCACTTGGCGACTGCTGGGATTTCCGACATGAATGAGGACGATCAACCTCTATCAACTTGGATAGGGGGAATCCACTCCTCAGGTGATGAAGAATCAA GGCTCTCCTCTGGCAGGCTCGTCAATGGATGGAATGAGGAAAAAGGATTGGTTGATGTTCCTATTGAATCTCATGCAATTGATGCTACTGGTAGAAGCCCATTGGATAGTGATCAGAGTTTGCCTTTTGTGAAGAAATCACCTATATGGCGAACAATTGAATCTTTGGATGTCTTCCAAATTGTGCCCCAAAAACCACATTTTCAACCTTTGGCTGAAAGCAGAGAGGAGTTTCGTGAGGGATCGGCAATTGGGATCATGGTGACCTTTGCCAGTTTGTTTGATAAGATATCCATGTTGCATTTTGATGACCCTCGAAACACATTTGACAGCATTTCAGAAGGTCTTGATGACTTGGAAAAGCACGGATTTGATGTTAGTCTGCTTAGGTGCCGTGTGAATAAACTACTTTCAATCAAAGAAGGGCATAGTCAGCATCTAGGGGAGAAAGAAAATGCAGAAAGGGAGATAATGGAAAATACAAAGGGGATAACTAAATTCGATGAAGAGATGGAAGAGATTGAAAAGAAGATTGCTCAATTACAAGAACAACATTCTTCTATAAAGTCAGAGAAGGAGACCAAGAGTCTTAAGGTTGGTAGTTTGAAGTTGCATGCTGATGTTCTAAATAAGCTTATTCAGAATGCCCCTCatgaatttaagaaaatagcTACTGCGTCGTGGAAGTTGCCATGA
- the LOC105791471 gene encoding DUF724 domain-containing protein 2 isoform X4: MVNSPAENDPLQQQQPLSKGAPVEVSSDEEGFRGAWYLATILEMPPKSASKKRKKAFVRYKTLLADDGKSPLTEHVDPGYIRPLPPNEKGNAQSGFEVNEIVDARYRDGWWTGVVRKVLAKSKYRVYFDNPPDVIEFDRKDLRVHWDWIDGNWVRPEKQQSTGSVFSSGTAVEVNVDDESLRDVWFPAIVVKENEDKTFLVKYQNSKNDDESGTAKVVVDSLHIRPTPPRYADRNYELLERVDTTYNFGWRTGVITKVLTGRRYNVFFKHGNEDKELSHSDIRPNVEWTDGNWISKSKEVIIASDDQELIGDALCGTRYTKMAGELESSLSTKENTEDKIPLKKMKRNATEQPTPTDENSTLHSGKKKVKLETSNGNTSNSRSSKKQTEGNAVVTPISVTGDQLKDMPSETLCKEGNPRTGGKATKFPKKTVIADQPCAKSESPLTEATTQTASNDRLFCQHHRSNWTTKRQKVGSADGKVDNLAKRNVKVRKSPSNSPQVLTAGKEGTTRVAGEINEGDIKTKEVEMPIILGLAAKFSKTLQAENSCQIPSEEPGKLMGDQKNNLNDSVRNENMEIMENNVGESDPKKKRGRPRKAVVTSPKAFHAGRINDDQKTREVHLATAGISDMNEDDQPLSTWIGGIHSSGDEESRLSSGRLVNGWNEEKGLVDVPIESHAIDATGRSPLDSDQSLPFVKKSPIWRTIESLDVFQIVPQKPHFQPLAESREEFREGSAIGIMVTFASLFDKISMLHFDDPRNTFDSISEGLDDLEKHGFDVSLLRCRVNKLLSIKEGHSQHLGEKENAEREIMENTKGITKFDEEMEEIEKKIAQLQEQHSSIKSEKETKSLKVGSLKLHADVLNKLIQNAPHEFKKIATASWKLP, from the exons ATGGTGAATTCTCCTGCTGAAAATGACCCACTTCAACAACAACAGCCTTTAAGCAAGGGAGCCCCAGTCGAGGTCAGCAGTGACGAGGAAGGCTTTCGAGGGGCTTGGTACTTGGCCACTATCCTCGAAATGCCTCCCAAATCCGCTTCCAAGAAACGAAAGAAGGCATTTGTTCGCTACAAGACTTTACTCGCTGACGATGGTAAGTCCCCTTTGACTGAGCATGTCGACCCCGGTTATATTCGCCCTTTGCCGCCTAATGAGAAGGGAAATGCTCAGTCCGGGTTCGAAGTGAACGAAATCGTTGATGCGAGGTACAGAGATGGTTGGTGGACTGGCGTTGTGAGGAAGGTTTTGGCGAAGTCGAAATATAGGGTTTACTTTGATAATCCTCCTGATGTCATTGAGTTTGATAGGAAAGATTTAAGGGTTCATTGGGATTGGATCGATGGCAACTGGGTTCGCCCTGAAAAGCAG caatCAACAGGCTCCGTTTTTAGCTCTGGGACAGCAGTGGAGGTAAATGTTGATGATGAAAGCCTACGTGATGTTTGGTTCCCTGCAATAGTcgtaaaagaaaatgaggataaGACTTTCCTGGTGAAGTATCAGAACTCTAAGAATGATGATGAGTCTGGGACTGCAAAAGTTGTTGTAGATTCCCTCCATATCAGACCCACTCCTCCTCGATATGCAGATAGGAATTATGAATTGCTGGAAAGAGTGGATACAACATATAATTTTGGTTGGCGCACTGGAGTAATTACCAAAGTTCTTACTGGAAGAAGGTACAATGTCTTCTTTAAGCATGGAAATGAGGACAAGGAACTCTCTCACTCTGATATAAGGCCTAACGTTGAATGGACCGATGGAAACTGGATTAGTAAATCCAAG GAAGTCATAATTGCTTCTGATGACCAAGAGCTGATAGGGGATGCTCTCTGTGGTACCCGGTACACCAAGATGGCTGGAGAACTTGAAAGTTCCTTGTCCACAAAAGAAAACACTGAAGATAAGATTCctttgaaaaagatgaaaaggaaTGCTACAGAGCAGCCAACTCCCACTGATGAAAACAGTACTTTGCACTCAGGCAAGAAGAAGGTCAAACTGGAAACATCAAATGGCAACACTTCTAATTCACGGTCTTCAAAAAAGCAAACTGAAGGAAATGCAGTGGTAACACCGATATCAGTTACTGGCGATCAGTTAAAAGATATGCCTAGTGAAACATTGTGTAAAGAAGGGAATCCGAGAACTGGTGGTAAAGCTACTAAATTCCCAAAGAAAACTGTGATTGCTGATCAGCCTTGTGCTAAGAGTGAGAGCCCATTAACAGAAGCAACAACT CAAACTGCTTCAAATGACCGCCTTTTCTGTCAACATCACCGTTCTAACTGG ACGACTAAGAGGCAGAAAGTTGGTTCAGCTGACGGTAAAGTAGACAACCTTGCGAAGAGGAATGTAAAAGTTAGAAAGTCACCAAGTAACAGCCCACAGGTTTTGACAGCAG gCAAGGAAGGAACTACAAGGGTTGCTGGAGAAATTAATGAAGGGgatattaaaacaaaagaagttGAAATGCCCATCATCTTAGGATTAGCAGCAAAGTTCTCAAAGACTTTACAGGCTGAAAATTCCTGTCAGATCCCTAGTGAGGAACCTGGGAAGCTAATGGGGGatcaaaaaaacaatttaaatgatTCAGTCAGAAATGAAAATATG gaaataatggaaaataatGTTGGAGAAAGCGATCCGAAAAAAAAGAGGGGAAGACCACGTAAAGCAGTAGTTACAAGTCCGAAGGCTTTTCATGCTG GAAGGATAAATGACGACCAAAAAACAAGAGAGGTTCACTTGGCGACTGCTGGGATTTCCGACATGAATGAGGACGATCAACCTCTATCAACTTGGATAGGGGGAATCCACTCCTCAGGTGATGAAGAATCAA GGCTCTCCTCTGGCAGGCTCGTCAATGGATGGAATGAGGAAAAAGGATTGGTTGATGTTCCTATTGAATCTCATGCAATTGATGCTACTGGTAGAAGCCCATTGGATAGTGATCAGAGTTTGCCTTTTGTGAAGAAATCACCTATATGGCGAACAATTGAATCTTTGGATGTCTTCCAAATTGTGCCCCAAAAACCACATTTTCAACCTTTGGCTGAAAGCAGAGAGGAGTTTCGTGAGGGATCGGCAATTGGGATCATGGTGACCTTTGCCAGTTTGTTTGATAAGATATCCATGTTGCATTTTGATGACCCTCGAAACACATTTGACAGCATTTCAGAAGGTCTTGATGACTTGGAAAAGCACGGATTTGATGTTAGTCTGCTTAGGTGCCGTGTGAATAAACTACTTTCAATCAAAGAAGGGCATAGTCAGCATCTAGGGGAGAAAGAAAATGCAGAAAGGGAGATAATGGAAAATACAAAGGGGATAACTAAATTCGATGAAGAGATGGAAGAGATTGAAAAGAAGATTGCTCAATTACAAGAACAACATTCTTCTATAAAGTCAGAGAAGGAGACCAAGAGTCTTAAGGTTGGTAGTTTGAAGTTGCATGCTGATGTTCTAAATAAGCTTATTCAGAATGCCCCTCatgaatttaagaaaatagcTACTGCGTCGTGGAAGTTGCCATGA